The following coding sequences lie in one Mesorhizobium sp. NZP2298 genomic window:
- a CDS encoding sarcosine oxidase subunit delta: MRIVCPFCGERELGEFTYLGDAKPVRPATGAAEDEVYDYVYLRDNIAGVMSENWYHGGGCRAWLKVTRNTLTHEISAVEPALGAGAAKVDA, encoded by the coding sequence ATGCGTATTGTCTGTCCCTTCTGCGGCGAACGCGAACTCGGCGAGTTCACCTATCTCGGCGACGCCAAACCGGTGCGGCCGGCGACTGGCGCTGCGGAAGACGAGGTTTACGACTATGTCTATCTGCGCGACAACATCGCCGGCGTGATGAGCGAGAACTGGTATCATGGCGGCGGATGCCGGGCCTGGCTGAAAGTCACGCGCAACACGCTGACGCATGAGATTTCCGCAGTCGAACCGGCACTGGGCGCCGGTGCCGCGAAGGTTGACGCGTGA
- a CDS encoding sarcosine oxidase subunit alpha, with the protein MAGAQTNRLDNGGLIDRSAQLNFRFDGKSFSGFQGDTLASALVANGVKLVGRSFKYHRPRGILTSGSEEPNALVELRTGARREPNTKATTAELYEGLEAASQNRWPSLRFDVMSVNQLFAPIFVAGFYYKTFMWPAKFWEAIYEPAIRRAAGLGRAAGVADPDHYDKAWAHCDVLIAGSGPAGLAAALAAGRSGARVILCEEDFALGGRLLSDGGTIDSLPAGQWLSRTLAELAAMPDVRIMTRTTLFGVYDGGTYGALERVNDHLPSPPEHQVRQRMWRIVAKRCVVAAGAIERPIVFAGNDTPGVMMASAMRTYVKRYAATPAKRVALFTNNEDGWRTVETALATGLQIAAVIDARADVSPAHRSLASKGDFPVLHGAVSGVDGGKDGVRKIIVSLTGGARAEVEADGLAVSGGWNPAVGLTSHHRGRPKWRDDIAAFVPDGAPPGMVAAGAANGDFGLGACLSQGFAAGAAAARDAGHEGKAGTAPGADDEAFSLTPLWHVAGKGKAFVDYQHDVTASDIELAQREGFESVEHLKRYTTLGMATDQGKTSNVAGLAIMAAVSGRSIPETGTTIYRPPYVPVAIGAFAGHHRDETFHATRLTPSHHWAAEQGAVFVDTGLWKRAQWYPRAGEKDWLESVTREVRAVRSGVGFCDVSTLGKIDVHGPDAGAFLDRVYINTFSNLAVGKARYGLMLREDGIVYDDGTTSRLAEDHYFLTTTTAKAGLVMQHLEYCRQVLFPELDVQLTSVSDQWAQFSIAGPKTRDLLKEIVDPAEDLSNEGFPFMGTREVALRGGIKARLFRISFSGEMAFEISVPARYGEAMARNLMLAGRQFGVTPYGTEALGVMRIEKGHIAGPELSGTTTAADLGLGKMMSTKKDFIGRVMAGREALAAPDRQVVVGVKPTDRARRLRSGAHIIPKGQTPGPGNDQGYITSVCFSPTSDQWIGLALVERGRERIGEIVHAHDPIRGEDYDVELCNPVFYDPDGGRQRG; encoded by the coding sequence ATGGCCGGCGCGCAGACAAACCGGCTGGACAATGGCGGTCTCATCGACCGCTCGGCGCAGTTGAACTTCCGCTTCGACGGCAAGAGCTTTTCCGGTTTCCAGGGTGACACGCTGGCGTCCGCGCTCGTTGCCAATGGCGTCAAGCTGGTCGGCCGCTCGTTCAAGTACCATCGCCCGCGCGGCATCCTGACATCAGGCTCGGAAGAGCCCAACGCGCTGGTCGAGTTGCGCACCGGCGCCCGGCGTGAGCCGAATACCAAGGCAACGACGGCGGAGCTCTACGAGGGGCTGGAAGCAGCCAGCCAGAACCGCTGGCCGTCACTGCGCTTTGACGTCATGTCGGTCAACCAGCTGTTCGCGCCGATCTTCGTTGCCGGCTTCTACTACAAGACCTTCATGTGGCCGGCGAAGTTCTGGGAAGCGATCTACGAGCCGGCGATCCGCCGCGCCGCGGGCCTTGGCCGCGCCGCCGGTGTTGCCGATCCCGACCACTACGACAAGGCCTGGGCACATTGCGATGTGCTGATCGCAGGCTCCGGTCCGGCTGGCCTTGCGGCGGCACTTGCTGCGGGCCGCAGCGGCGCCCGCGTCATCCTGTGTGAGGAAGATTTTGCGCTCGGCGGCCGCCTGCTCTCGGATGGCGGCACGATAGATAGCCTGCCGGCCGGCCAATGGCTGTCGCGGACGCTGGCCGAGCTCGCGGCAATGCCCGATGTCCGCATCATGACCCGCACGACGCTGTTCGGCGTCTACGATGGCGGCACCTATGGCGCGCTGGAGCGGGTCAACGACCACCTGCCCTCGCCGCCCGAACACCAGGTCCGCCAGCGGATGTGGCGGATCGTGGCGAAGCGCTGTGTCGTCGCGGCCGGTGCCATCGAACGGCCGATCGTCTTTGCCGGCAACGACACGCCCGGTGTGATGATGGCCTCGGCGATGCGCACCTATGTCAAGCGCTACGCCGCCACTCCCGCAAAACGCGTCGCGCTGTTCACCAACAATGAGGATGGCTGGCGCACGGTCGAGACCGCACTTGCAACCGGACTGCAGATCGCCGCGGTGATCGACGCGCGGGCCGACGTCTCCCCTGCCCATCGCTCACTTGCCTCCAAGGGCGACTTCCCGGTGCTGCACGGCGCTGTCAGTGGCGTTGACGGCGGAAAGGATGGCGTGAGGAAAATCATCGTGTCGCTGACCGGTGGGGCGCGCGCGGAGGTCGAGGCCGACGGGCTTGCCGTTTCCGGTGGCTGGAATCCGGCGGTCGGGCTCACCTCGCATCATCGCGGCCGGCCAAAATGGCGCGACGACATCGCCGCCTTCGTCCCCGACGGCGCACCTCCCGGCATGGTCGCAGCGGGTGCGGCCAACGGCGATTTCGGCCTCGGCGCCTGTCTGAGCCAGGGGTTTGCCGCCGGCGCGGCGGCGGCGCGTGATGCAGGACATGAAGGCAAGGCAGGCACCGCGCCCGGCGCCGACGACGAGGCGTTCTCCCTAACGCCGCTCTGGCATGTCGCCGGCAAGGGCAAGGCATTCGTCGACTACCAGCACGATGTCACCGCCTCCGACATTGAACTGGCGCAGCGCGAGGGTTTTGAATCGGTCGAACATCTGAAGCGCTACACGACGCTCGGCATGGCGACCGACCAGGGCAAGACCTCGAACGTTGCCGGCCTCGCCATCATGGCGGCGGTGAGCGGCCGCTCCATTCCCGAGACAGGCACGACGATCTATCGGCCGCCTTATGTGCCGGTTGCCATCGGTGCCTTTGCCGGCCATCATCGCGACGAGACTTTCCACGCGACGCGGCTGACGCCGTCGCATCACTGGGCAGCCGAACAGGGTGCCGTCTTCGTCGACACCGGGCTGTGGAAGCGCGCGCAATGGTATCCCCGCGCCGGCGAGAAGGACTGGCTGGAATCGGTGACCCGCGAGGTCAGGGCGGTGCGAAGCGGCGTCGGCTTCTGCGATGTCTCGACGCTCGGCAAGATCGACGTGCACGGCCCGGATGCCGGCGCCTTCCTCGACCGCGTCTACATCAACACTTTCTCCAACCTCGCCGTTGGCAAGGCGCGCTACGGGTTGATGCTGCGCGAGGACGGCATCGTCTACGACGACGGCACGACGTCGCGGCTGGCCGAGGACCATTACTTCCTCACCACCACCACGGCGAAGGCCGGACTGGTGATGCAGCATCTCGAATACTGCCGGCAAGTGCTGTTCCCGGAACTCGACGTCCAGCTGACCTCGGTCTCCGACCAATGGGCGCAGTTCTCCATCGCCGGACCGAAAACCCGCGATCTGCTCAAGGAGATCGTCGACCCGGCGGAAGACCTGTCGAACGAAGGTTTTCCATTCATGGGCACGCGCGAAGTCGCCTTGCGCGGCGGCATCAAGGCGCGGCTGTTCCGCATCTCCTTCTCCGGCGAGATGGCGTTCGAGATTTCCGTGCCAGCGCGCTATGGTGAAGCGATGGCGCGCAATCTGATGCTGGCCGGCAGACAATTCGGCGTCACGCCTTACGGCACCGAGGCGCTCGGCGTGATGCGCATCGAGAAGGGTCACATCGCCGGACCGGAACTGAGCGGCACGACGACGGCCGCCGACCTTGGCCTCGGCAAGATGATGTCCACCAAGAAAGATTTCATCGGCCGTGTCATGGCCGGCCGCGAGGCGCTGGCCGCGCCGGATCGTCAGGTCGTCGTCGGCGTCAAGCCCACGGACAGAGCGCGCCGGCTGCGCTCCGGTGCGCACATTATCCCGAAGGGGCAGACGCCCGGGCCAGGCAACGACCAAGGCTATATCACCTCGGTCTGCTTCTCGCCGACATCAGACCAGTGGATCGGGCTCGCGCTCGTCGAGCGCGGCCGCGAACGCATCGGCGAGATCGTCCATGCGCATGACCCGATACGCGGCGAAGACTATGATGTCGAACTGTGTAATCCCGTCTTCTACGATCCGGATGGAGGGCGCCAGCGTGGCTGA
- a CDS encoding APC family permease, with product MSTISTTLEQPAEGKLLRHIDWRGAFWVASGVPALVLFSIGGIAGTTGTLAFLIWTVSMIMGFLQSFTYAEIAGLFPNKSGGASIYGATAWLRYSKFIAPLSVWCNWFAWSPVLSLGCSIAAAYILNALAPVPLFTETSAEVVAYIAAHAGTAPADAITAVTAAATPAIRNWTLYSHTLGPVSFTFNATFFIGAVLMLIIFSIQHRGILGTANVQKYIGLLVIIPMLIVGVVPIVTGQINWANFSPLVPLAAAYAPEPGAWNIAGWTLVLGGMFIAAWSTYGFETAVCYTSEFKNPGTDTFKAIFYSGLLCMLLFILVPFTFQGVLGLNGMLATPIVDGSGVADALAGMVGGGKLIHSLLVMLMILALVLCIMTAMAGSSRTLYQGSVDGWLPRYLSHVNEHGAPTRAMWTDLCFNLIVLAIASADATSFFFILAVSNCGYIIFNFLNLNAGWIHRIDNGHIARPWKAPTWLLGIGAIFAYVNAIFMGAGAKVWNPMALWAGLITAALIIPVFCFRHYIQDKGKFPDHMLADLGMTGTDLSVKKAGMLPYLTLVAGVVVMLIANWIFVI from the coding sequence ATGAGCACCATAAGCACGACCCTGGAACAGCCTGCCGAGGGCAAGCTGCTCAGGCATATCGACTGGCGCGGCGCCTTCTGGGTGGCAAGCGGCGTTCCGGCACTGGTTCTGTTTTCGATCGGCGGCATTGCCGGCACGACCGGGACGCTGGCCTTCCTGATCTGGACGGTGTCCATGATCATGGGTTTCCTGCAATCCTTCACCTATGCCGAGATCGCCGGCCTGTTCCCGAACAAGTCCGGCGGCGCCTCGATCTACGGCGCCACAGCCTGGCTGCGCTATTCCAAGTTCATCGCGCCGCTGTCGGTGTGGTGCAACTGGTTCGCCTGGTCGCCGGTGTTGTCGCTCGGCTGCTCAATCGCCGCCGCCTATATCCTCAACGCGCTGGCGCCGGTGCCGCTGTTCACCGAGACCTCGGCGGAAGTCGTCGCCTATATCGCGGCGCATGCCGGAACGGCACCCGCCGACGCCATCACCGCCGTGACCGCGGCCGCAACGCCCGCAATCCGCAACTGGACGCTGTACAGCCACACGCTGGGTCCGGTTTCCTTCACGTTCAATGCGACCTTCTTCATCGGCGCGGTGCTGATGCTGATCATCTTCTCGATCCAGCATCGCGGCATCCTCGGCACCGCCAATGTGCAGAAGTATATCGGCCTGCTGGTCATCATCCCGATGCTCATCGTCGGCGTCGTGCCGATCGTCACCGGGCAGATCAACTGGGCGAATTTCTCGCCGCTGGTGCCGCTGGCCGCCGCCTATGCGCCCGAGCCAGGCGCCTGGAACATCGCCGGGTGGACGCTGGTGCTCGGCGGCATGTTCATCGCCGCCTGGTCGACCTACGGCTTCGAGACCGCCGTCTGCTACACTTCCGAATTCAAAAATCCCGGCACCGACACGTTCAAGGCCATCTTCTATTCCGGCCTGCTCTGCATGCTGTTGTTCATCCTGGTGCCCTTCACCTTCCAGGGCGTGCTGGGCCTCAACGGCATGCTGGCAACGCCGATCGTCGACGGCTCCGGCGTCGCTGACGCGCTTGCCGGCATGGTAGGCGGTGGCAAGCTCATCCACAGCCTGCTGGTGATGCTGATGATCCTGGCGCTGGTGCTGTGCATCATGACGGCGATGGCCGGCTCCTCGCGCACGCTCTATCAAGGCTCGGTTGACGGCTGGCTGCCGCGCTATCTCAGCCACGTCAACGAGCATGGCGCGCCGACCCGTGCCATGTGGACCGACCTCTGCTTCAACCTGATCGTACTGGCCATCGCCTCGGCCGATGCGACGAGCTTCTTCTTCATCCTCGCCGTGTCGAACTGCGGCTACATCATCTTCAATTTCCTCAACCTCAATGCCGGCTGGATCCACCGCATCGACAACGGCCATATCGCACGGCCATGGAAGGCGCCGACCTGGCTGCTCGGAATCGGAGCCATCTTCGCCTATGTCAACGCGATCTTCATGGGCGCCGGCGCCAAGGTGTGGAACCCGATGGCGCTGTGGGCCGGGCTGATCACCGCGGCGCTGATCATTCCGGTGTTCTGCTTCCGCCACTACATCCAGGACAAGGGCAAGTTTCCCGACCACATGCTGGCCGATCTCGGCATGACGGGAACTGACCTCTCGGTGAAGAAAGCGGGCATGCTGCCCTATCTGACGCTGGTCGCCGGCGTGGTCGTGATGCTGATCGCCAACTGGATATTCGTCATCTGA
- a CDS encoding LLM class flavin-dependent oxidoreductase — protein MTEKKQLRLGAFMRPVSLHTGAWRYPGAYPDANFNFAHLKRFAQTLEAAKFDAFFMADHLAVLNMPIEALRRSHTVTSFEPFTLLSALAAVTDHIGLVATASTTFDAPYHIARRFASLDHISGGRAGWNIVTTSNPDAALNFGLDEHVEHDERYHRAREFYDVVTGLWDSFADDAFIRDAESGLYFDPAKLHVLDHKSEHLSVRGPLNIARPVQGWPVIVQAGASEAGRQLAAETAEVIFAAHGDLGSGQRFFADVKSRAQKLGRSRDDIKILPGAFVIVGDSVEEARAKRAKLDSLVYYESGIASLSIALGHDASAFDPDAALPEIPETNASKSSRERVIELARDENLTVRQLAQRLGGYSGLAFVGTPKTIADEMEEWLVAEGSDGFNIMFPYLPAGLDDFVEKVVPELQRRGIFRRQYEGSTLRENLGLKRPPNRFFEGTEASVRKAG, from the coding sequence ATGACAGAAAAGAAGCAATTGCGGCTCGGCGCCTTCATGCGTCCCGTCAGTTTGCACACCGGCGCCTGGCGCTATCCGGGCGCCTATCCCGACGCTAACTTCAACTTCGCGCATCTGAAGCGTTTCGCGCAGACGCTGGAGGCGGCGAAATTCGACGCTTTCTTCATGGCCGATCATCTGGCCGTGCTGAACATGCCGATCGAGGCGCTCCGGCGCAGCCACACGGTGACCTCGTTCGAGCCGTTCACCTTGTTGTCGGCGCTTGCCGCCGTCACCGATCACATCGGGCTGGTTGCCACCGCATCGACCACCTTTGACGCGCCCTATCACATCGCCCGTCGATTCGCGTCGCTCGACCACATCAGCGGCGGACGCGCCGGCTGGAACATCGTCACGACGTCCAATCCCGATGCGGCGCTCAACTTCGGCCTCGACGAACATGTCGAGCATGACGAGCGCTATCACCGGGCGCGGGAATTCTACGATGTCGTCACCGGCCTCTGGGACAGCTTTGCCGACGACGCCTTCATCCGCGATGCCGAAAGCGGCCTCTATTTCGATCCCGCCAAATTGCATGTGCTTGACCATAAGAGCGAGCATCTCTCTGTGCGCGGCCCGCTCAACATCGCGCGGCCGGTGCAGGGTTGGCCGGTCATCGTGCAAGCCGGCGCGTCGGAGGCCGGGCGGCAGTTGGCCGCGGAAACGGCGGAAGTCATTTTCGCCGCCCATGGTGATCTCGGGTCGGGCCAACGCTTCTTCGCCGACGTTAAAAGCAGGGCGCAAAAACTTGGCCGTTCCCGCGACGACATCAAGATCCTGCCTGGCGCTTTCGTCATTGTCGGCGACAGTGTCGAGGAAGCGCGGGCCAAGCGGGCGAAGCTCGACAGCCTGGTCTATTACGAGAGCGGCATTGCCTCGTTGTCGATCGCGCTTGGACATGACGCGTCGGCCTTTGATCCCGACGCCGCTCTGCCGGAAATACCGGAGACCAATGCCTCGAAGAGCAGCCGCGAGCGTGTCATCGAACTGGCCCGGGATGAAAACCTGACGGTGCGCCAGCTTGCCCAGAGACTGGGTGGCTATTCCGGCCTTGCTTTCGTCGGCACGCCGAAAACCATTGCCGACGAGATGGAGGAATGGCTGGTCGCCGAGGGATCGGACGGCTTCAACATCATGTTTCCCTACCTGCCCGCCGGGCTCGACGATTTCGTCGAGAAGGTGGTGCCCGAGCTGCAGCGGCGCGGCATCTTCAGGCGGCAGTATGAGGGCTCGACGCTGCGCGAGAATCTCGGCCTGAAGCGGCCGCCCAACCGGTTCTTCGAAGGTACGGAAGCGTCGGTCCGCAAGGCTGGGTGA
- a CDS encoding sarcosine oxidase subunit gamma produces MAEFSWDIRSPLERALVSGAYGARGDAGVLLAEIRNFDLVQVMARRGKAADMAKAAKGRFGVAAPETPNAIAAADATLIWSGPDQFFVLSKGGKHGTGALAPAFAASTSLSDQSHARVLISVSGAKARAMLAKLSSIDLHPDTFAVGTAAATSMDHTSVTLWRGNDGADGSAVFNVLVFATFAESLWHTMLDSAAEYGVNIEHSEELT; encoded by the coding sequence GTGGCTGAGTTTTCCTGGGACATCCGCAGTCCGCTCGAGCGGGCGCTCGTATCGGGTGCGTATGGCGCACGTGGCGATGCCGGCGTCTTGCTGGCCGAGATCCGCAATTTCGACCTCGTCCAGGTGATGGCGCGGCGCGGCAAGGCAGCCGACATGGCCAAGGCCGCGAAGGGCAGGTTCGGCGTTGCCGCTCCGGAAACGCCGAACGCGATCGCCGCGGCGGACGCAACACTGATCTGGTCGGGACCGGATCAGTTTTTTGTCCTGTCCAAGGGCGGCAAGCATGGGACGGGAGCGCTTGCGCCTGCCTTTGCCGCATCGACGTCGCTGTCCGACCAATCGCATGCGCGCGTACTGATCAGTGTCTCCGGCGCCAAGGCACGCGCAATGCTGGCCAAGCTGTCTTCGATCGATCTGCATCCCGATACGTTCGCGGTTGGGACGGCTGCCGCGACCTCGATGGATCACACCAGCGTCACGCTCTGGCGCGGCAATGACGGGGCGGATGGGTCGGCGGTGTTCAACGTTCTTGTGTTTGCGACTTTTGCCGAAAGCCTGTGGCACACGATGCTGGACTCAGCTGCGGAGTATGGCGTCAACATCGAGCATTCCGAGGAACTGACTTAG
- a CDS encoding sarcosine oxidase subunit beta family protein gives MKYSIFSLARAALSGHKTWQRTWRDATPKDRYDVVIVGGGGHGLATAWFLASEYGIRNVAVLEKGWIGSGNAGRNTTIIRSNYGLPGNTGFYELSMKLWERMEQDLNYNSMVSQRGVINLYHSDAQRDAYARRGNTMRINGIDAELLDLAAVKKMMPFLNFDNARFPVQGGLLQRRGGTARHDAVVWGYAHAASGLGVDIIQNCEVTGFVRDANGKVTGVETSRGRIGAGRVGMAVAGSSSRVADMAGLRLPIESHVLQAFVSEAIKPLIPNVMTFGAGHFYVSQSDKGGLVFGGDIDGYNSYAQRGNLPVMEDVCEGGMALMPMIGRVRLLRQWGGIMDMSMDGSPIIDKTPVDGLYLNAGWCYGGFKATPGSGFVFAHLLARDTPHEEAARFRLDRFRTGAMIDEKGQGAQPNLH, from the coding sequence ATGAAATACTCGATCTTCTCGCTCGCTCGTGCCGCCCTTTCCGGCCACAAGACCTGGCAGCGTACCTGGCGCGACGCCACGCCGAAGGATCGCTATGACGTGGTCATCGTCGGTGGTGGCGGCCATGGCCTGGCCACGGCCTGGTTCCTCGCCAGCGAATACGGCATCAGGAACGTCGCGGTGCTGGAAAAGGGCTGGATCGGCTCCGGCAATGCCGGCCGCAACACCACCATCATCCGCTCCAACTACGGCCTGCCCGGCAATACCGGCTTCTACGAACTGTCGATGAAGCTGTGGGAGCGGATGGAGCAGGATCTCAACTACAATTCGATGGTCAGCCAGCGCGGCGTCATCAACCTTTACCATTCGGACGCGCAACGCGACGCCTATGCGCGGCGCGGCAACACGATGCGTATCAACGGCATCGACGCCGAACTGCTCGACCTCGCAGCAGTCAAGAAGATGATGCCGTTCCTGAATTTCGACAATGCGCGCTTTCCCGTGCAAGGCGGGCTGTTGCAGCGGCGCGGCGGCACGGCGCGGCACGACGCCGTGGTCTGGGGCTACGCCCATGCGGCGAGCGGGCTCGGCGTCGACATCATCCAGAATTGCGAGGTGACAGGCTTTGTCAGGGACGCCAACGGCAAGGTAACCGGCGTCGAGACCTCGCGCGGCAGGATCGGCGCCGGCAGGGTCGGCATGGCGGTCGCCGGCTCCTCGTCGCGCGTCGCTGATATGGCGGGGCTGCGCCTGCCGATCGAAAGCCATGTGTTGCAAGCCTTCGTCTCAGAGGCGATCAAGCCGCTGATCCCCAACGTCATGACCTTCGGCGCCGGCCATTTCTATGTCAGCCAGTCGGACAAGGGCGGGCTGGTCTTCGGCGGCGACATTGACGGCTACAATTCCTACGCCCAGCGCGGCAATCTGCCCGTGATGGAGGATGTCTGCGAGGGCGGCATGGCACTGATGCCGATGATCGGCCGCGTGCGCCTGCTGCGCCAGTGGGGCGGCATCATGGACATGTCCATGGACGGTTCGCCGATCATAGACAAGACGCCGGTCGACGGGCTCTATCTCAACGCCGGCTGGTGCTATGGCGGCTTCAAGGCAACGCCGGGTTCCGGCTTTGTCTTTGCCCATCTTCTGGCCCGCGACACGCCGCACGAGGAGGCAGCACGGTTCCGCCTCGACCGGTTCCGGACTGGCGCCATGATCGACGAAAAGGGCCAGGGCGCCCAACCGAACCTGCACTGA
- a CDS encoding DUF1989 domain-containing protein: MNQSPYPTVTAGPPRPSLILRPGQIVLPPGMERYTIQGNGAALIEVEAGDTITVRNVEGGQACELLAWDVTGATDAAILGERSNSNAAGIKALLTEGDDSLAALRRGISRRQVQLDQAKAVRVFGSATPAGTEQGFIVARDGSMIVAAPGGPMLVDGHDTATPLTVVVRRATIRLKTKSQLADPLADPVLDLRVHSATAESYFVKAGDYLQIIDVDGRQCTDFQCFSARKLDKGLDHPLDVTTTRTLMGSSYPMPGLHSKYYDQDMEPLVEVVQDTCGRHDAFALACAAKYYDDIGYPGHTNCSENFNRALSDKGVNPRAGWMAINFFFNTAIDAHGVMVSDEPWSRPGDYVLLRALTDIVCVSSACPDDTTPANGWDLTDIHVRTYSGQHKFSRAIARRMTPDSEPKMTRETAFHSSFAKHTRNFVEYRGYWLANSFAKDGPIAEYWACRQDAVIMDLSPLRKFEVTGPDSEALLQYTLTRDVKKLGVGQVVYSAMCYEHGGMIDDGTLLRLGKDNFRWVGGDDLSGEWLRETAKKLDLNVLVRSSTDQMHNVAVQGPKSRDILREVIWTSPLQPSIDELEWFRFAVARIGGGNGVPVVVSRTGYTGELGYEIWCHPRDAEKVFDAIWQAGQPHGLKPMGLQALDMVRIEAGLIFAGYEFSDQTDPFEAGIGFTVPLKSKTDDFVGREALIRRKENPQNRLVGLDIDANVAVGHGDCVHVGRAQIGVVTSGMRSPVLNRNIALARLDVTHAAIGTEVEIGKLDGHAKRLPARVVAFAHYDPQKTRPRS, translated from the coding sequence ATGAACCAGTCGCCCTACCCCACGGTCACAGCAGGACCGCCGCGCCCAAGCCTCATCCTGAGGCCCGGCCAGATCGTGCTGCCGCCGGGCATGGAACGCTATACAATCCAGGGCAATGGCGCGGCGCTGATCGAAGTCGAGGCCGGCGATACGATCACGGTCCGCAATGTCGAGGGTGGCCAGGCCTGCGAACTGCTGGCCTGGGACGTCACAGGCGCCACCGATGCCGCCATCCTCGGCGAAAGATCCAACAGCAATGCCGCAGGCATCAAGGCGTTGCTGACCGAAGGCGATGACAGTCTCGCTGCCCTGCGGCGGGGCATCTCGCGCCGGCAAGTTCAGCTTGACCAGGCCAAGGCAGTCCGCGTCTTCGGCAGTGCCACGCCTGCAGGCACCGAACAGGGTTTCATCGTCGCTCGCGACGGCTCGATGATCGTCGCTGCACCCGGCGGCCCGATGCTGGTCGATGGCCACGACACGGCAACGCCGCTTACGGTTGTCGTGCGCCGCGCCACGATCCGCCTGAAGACAAAATCGCAGTTGGCCGATCCACTCGCCGATCCGGTGCTCGACCTCAGGGTGCACTCGGCAACCGCCGAATCCTATTTCGTCAAGGCGGGCGACTATCTGCAGATCATCGATGTCGACGGGCGCCAGTGCACCGACTTCCAGTGCTTTTCGGCGCGCAAGCTCGACAAGGGCCTCGACCATCCGCTCGACGTGACCACGACACGCACGCTGATGGGATCAAGCTATCCGATGCCCGGCCTGCATTCGAAGTACTATGACCAGGACATGGAGCCGCTGGTCGAGGTGGTGCAGGACACGTGTGGTCGACATGACGCCTTCGCGCTCGCTTGCGCGGCCAAATATTACGACGACATCGGCTATCCCGGTCACACCAATTGCTCGGAGAACTTCAACCGCGCGTTGTCGGACAAGGGCGTCAATCCCCGCGCCGGCTGGATGGCGATCAACTTCTTCTTCAACACGGCGATCGACGCGCACGGCGTCATGGTGTCTGACGAGCCGTGGTCCAGGCCGGGGGACTATGTGCTGCTGCGCGCGCTCACCGACATCGTCTGCGTTTCCTCCGCCTGCCCCGACGACACGACGCCGGCCAATGGCTGGGACCTGACCGACATCCACGTGCGGACCTATTCCGGCCAGCACAAATTCTCGCGAGCGATCGCCAGACGCATGACGCCCGATTCGGAACCGAAAATGACCCGCGAGACAGCCTTTCATTCGAGCTTTGCCAAGCACACCCGCAACTTCGTCGAGTACAGGGGCTATTGGCTGGCCAACTCCTTCGCCAAGGATGGGCCGATAGCCGAGTACTGGGCATGCCGGCAGGACGCGGTGATCATGGACCTGTCGCCGCTGCGCAAGTTCGAGGTCACCGGCCCGGATTCCGAAGCGCTGCTGCAATACACGCTGACCCGCGATGTGAAGAAACTCGGCGTCGGCCAGGTCGTCTACTCCGCCATGTGTTACGAGCATGGCGGCATGATCGACGACGGCACGCTGCTGCGGCTCGGCAAGGACAATTTCCGTTGGGTCGGGGGCGACGATCTTTCCGGCGAATGGCTGCGCGAGACGGCAAAAAAGCTCGACCTCAACGTGCTGGTGCGCTCGTCAACCGACCAGATGCATAATGTCGCCGTGCAGGGCCCGAAAAGCCGCGACATCCTCAGAGAAGTGATCTGGACTTCACCGTTGCAGCCATCGATTGATGAGCTCGAATGGTTCCGCTTCGCCGTCGCCCGCATCGGCGGCGGCAACGGCGTACCGGTCGTCGTCTCACGCACCGGCTATACTGGCGAGCTCGGCTACGAGATATGGTGCCATCCGCGCGACGCAGAAAAGGTGTTCGACGCCATATGGCAAGCCGGCCAGCCGCATGGGCTGAAGCCAATGGGCCTGCAGGCGCTCGACATGGTGCGCATCGAGGCCGGACTGATCTTCGCCGGCTACGAATTCTCGGACCAGACCGACCCGTTCGAGGCCGGCATCGGCTTCACCGTGCCGCTGAAGAGCAAGACCGATGATTTCGTTGGCCGCGAGGCGCTGATCCGGCGCAAGGAAAACCCGCAAAACAGACTGGTCGGCCTCGACATTGACGCCAATGTCGCTGTCGGCCATGGCGATTGCGTCCATGTCGGCCGTGCCCAGATCGGTGTCGTCACCTCGGGCATGCGTTCGCCGGTCCTGAACAGGAACATCGCGCTGGCTCGGCTCGACGTCACCCATGCGGCCATCGGCACCGAGGTCGAGATCGGCAAGCTCGACGGCCATGCCAAAAGGCTGCCGGCGCGTGTCGTCGCCTTCGCCCACTACGATCCACAGAAGACCAGACCGCGTTCCTGA